A region of Macadamia integrifolia cultivar HAES 741 unplaced genomic scaffold, SCU_Mint_v3 scaffold3032, whole genome shotgun sequence DNA encodes the following proteins:
- the LOC122067644 gene encoding protein FAR1-RELATED SEQUENCE 5-like: MYEIDLANDSGIRPRFTVELMGRQAGGIENLSCTTQDVRNYLRTKRMNSLSYGEAGSLLNYFVTQTRKNASFTYSVQLDSEEQITNIFWVDPKMIIDYAHIGDVVNFDTTFRTNRQCRPFGVFAGFNHHRGCTVFGATLLYDETVESFKWLFEVFAEAHGGKKPITIFTDQDTTMTIALTDMWPQTWHGLCTWHLMQNGIKHLGNMMKDGSWFLKDIKKCIYQYDEEEQFDRAWSKLLSENGVMDNAWLRRMYTLRNKWAKCYMKNTFTLGIRSTQLSESLNSDLKEYLKSTLDVVQFFKHFERVLNQKRGNELKAEFESRNKLPRLANSMSIVQKQAGELYTPTIYALFQEEYNWMTVCCIRDRTDRFAFIDFRVGNVDIEGEYQVCCNPLAGIIGCACRKFETDGLLCCHCLKVLDVLDIKRIPDSYILKRWTRGARTMVVNDNRGKEIEEDVNLDRTQRYRRICHEFVQIASEASNTFEGYELMKDAANELRLKVGNIRINPADCPDMPILPDFSTDVYDGIRFKHKEKSKGGRRLKSWVEKQGKKKKSGGPSNSQQLQEQQPTPASYNTQLLDNIYPGYMSLMESISHMSSQASAVHQSQASAVHQSLDEDCLIFLKKHKGNGKGDLFTIQASSTSDAEKSNCNDEECALDKELIQMIADFGY, encoded by the exons AtgtatgaaattgatttggctAATGACTCGGGCATTAGACCTAGATTCACAGTTGAGTTGATGGGTAGGCAAGCTGGTGGGATCGAGAACTTGAGCTGTACCACCCAAGATGTTAGGAACTACCTCCGTACTAAAAGAATGAATTCCTTATCATATGGTGAAGCAGGTAGTTTGTTGAATTACTTTGTTACTCAAACTAGGAAAAATGCATCTTTCACATACTCAGTTCAGCTGGATAGTGAAGAACAAATAACTAATATATTTTGGGTTGATCCAAAGATGATCATTGATTACGCACACATTGGAGATGTAGTCAACTTCGACACTACATTTCGCACCAACAGACAGTGTAGGCCATTTGGGGTGTTTGCTGGATTTAATCATCATAGAGGATGCACTGTATTCGGGGCCACACTTTTATATGATGAgacagtggaatctttcaagtgGTTGTTTGAGGTATTTGCTGAGGCACATGGTGGAAAGAAGCCTATAACTATCTTCACGGACCAAGATACTACTATGACTATAGCATTAACAGACATGTGGCCTCAGACGTGGCATGGGTTGTGTACATGGCACTTAATGCAGAATGGCATTAAGCATTTGGGTAATATGATGAAAGATGGCTCCTGGTTTCTTAAAGATATAAAGAAATGCATATACCAATACGATGAGGAAGAACAATTCGATAGAGCATGGTCTAAATTGCTTAGTGAAAATGGTGTTATGGATAATGCATGGTTGAGGCGCATGTATACACTTAGAAATAAATGGGCGAAGTGCTACATGAAAAACACATTCACATTAGGTATTCGAAGTACACAACTCAGTGAGAGTTTGAATAGTGATTTGAAGGAGTATTTGAAGTCAACTTTGGATGTTGTGCAATTTTTTAAGCACTTCGAGAGAGTTCTTAACCAGAAGCGTGGCAATGAATTAAAAGCTGAATTTGAATCAAGAaacaagttgccacgacttgcaAATTCAATGTCAATTGTCCAGAAACAAGCTGGGgaactttacactcctacaATTTATGCGTTATTTCAAGAGGAATATAATTGGATGACTGTTTGTTGCATCAGAGACCGAACTGATAGATTTGCCTTCATTGATTTTCGGGTTGGGAATGTTGATATAGAAGGTGAATATCAAGTATGTTGTAACCCGCTTGCTGGAATTATAGGTTGCGCTTGCAGGAAATTCGAAACAGATGGTCTTCTTTGTTGCCATTGTTTGAAAGTTTTAGATGTGCTCGACATAAAGCGTATTCCTGATTCCTACATTTTGAAGAGATGGACACGGGGAGCAAGAACTATGGTAGTTAATGACAATAGGgggaaagaaattgaagaggatGTCAACCTGGACCGTACACAGCGGTATAGGCGTATTTGTCATGAATTTGTTCAAATAGCATCAGAAGCTTCTAACACATTTGAGGGTTACGAATTGATGAAAGATGCTGCTAATGAATTAAGATTGAAGGTTGGTAATATTAGAATCAACCCAGCCGATTGCCCTGATATGCCAATATTGCCTGATTTCTCAACTGACGTGTATGATGGGATACGTTTCAAACATAAAGAGAAAAGTAAGGGTGGAAGAAGGCTAAAGAGTTGGGTCGAAAAgcaaggcaaaaaaaaaaagagtggaggGCCAAGTAATAGTCAACAACTACAAGAACAACAACCAACTCCTGCCTCATACAATACGCAACTGTTGGATAACATTTATCCCGGTTACATGTCACTTATG GAGTCTATTTCCCATATGTCATCTCAAGCATCTGCAGTTCATCAATCACAAGCATCTGCAGTTCATCAATCACTAGATGAAGATT GTTTgat ATTCTTGAAGAAACACAAAGGGAATGGTAAGGGTGACTTGTTCACAATCCAAGCTTCATCCACCTCTGATGCTGAGAAATCTAACTGCAATGATGAAGAATGTGCCCTTGATAAAGAG TTGATTCAAATGATTGCAGATTTTGGTTACTGA